A DNA window from Plasmodium vinckei vinckei genome assembly, chromosome: PVVCY_10 contains the following coding sequences:
- a CDS encoding serine/threonine protein phosphatase PP1, putative: MALEIDIDNVISKLIEVRGTRPGKNVNLTENEIKILCLSSREIFLNQPILLELEAPIKICGDIHGQFYDLLRLFEYGGFPPDANYLFLGDYVDRGKQSLETICLLLAYKIKYPENFFLLRGNHECASINRIYGFYDECKRRYSVKLWKTFIDCFNCLPVAAIIDEKIFCMHGGLSPELNNMEQIRKITRPTDVPDNGLLCDLLWSDPEKEINGWGENDRGVSFTFGQDVVHNFLRKHELDLICRAHQVVEDGYEFFAKRQLVTLFSAPNYCGEFDNAGAMMSVDETLMCSFQILKPVEKKKITT, from the exons ATGGCATTAGAAATTGATATAGATAATGTAATATCTAAACTAATAGAAGTTCGAGGAACAAGACCaggaaaaaatgttaatttgacagaaaatgaaattaaaattttatgctTATCTAGTAGAGAAATCTTTTTAAATCAACCAATATTATTAGAATTAGAAGCcccaataaaaatatgtggaGATATACATGGCCAATTTTATGACTTGTTAAGATTATTTGAATATGGCGGTTTCCCCCCGGATGCCAACTATCTATTTTTAG gTGACTACGTCGATCGAGGGAAGCAAAGCTTAGAGACTATCTGCCTATTATtagcatataaaataaaatatcctgaaaattttttcttaCTAAGGGGTAATCATGAATGTGCCTCCATAAATAGGATCTACGGTTTTTATGATGAATGCAAAAGGAGGTATAGTGTTAAACTATGGAAAACTTTTATAGACTGCTTCAACTGTTTACCTGTGGCAGCTATAATCgatgaaaaaattttttgtatgcATGGTGGATTATCACCCGagttaaataatatggagCAAATTCGAAAAATCACAAGGCCCACCGACGTCCCCGACAATG GCCTACTGTGTGACTTGCTCTGGTCAGACCCCGAAAAGGAGATAAACGGATGGGGGGAAAACGACAGAGGTGTGTCCTTCACATTTGGACAAGATGTagtacataattttttaaggaAGCATGAACTTGATTTGATATGCAGAGCACATCAAGTTGTAGAAGATGgttatgaattttttgCAAAAAGACAATTAGTTACTTTATTTTCTGCTCCCAATTATTGTGGTGAATTTGATAATGCAGGGGCTATGATGAGTGTTGACGAGACACTAATGTGTTCatttcaaattttaaaaccagttgaaaaaaaaaaaataacaacataa